From Oscillospiraceae bacterium CM, a single genomic window includes:
- the galE gene encoding UDP-glucose 4-epimerase GalE: MKILLTGGTGYIGSHTAVELLKAGHDVVIADNFSNSAPAAVGRIERLGGKRISVYGIDVADKAALKTIFQNHRFDGVIHFAGLKAVGESVKVPLLYYRNNIDCTLSLLETMADFGVEHIIFSSSATVYGTPQSLPLVEDMPTGSCSNPYGWTKLFIEQIIKDAAAARPSLSAVLLRYFNPVGAHESGLIGEMPNGIPNNLMPYISQVAVRKLERLSVYGDDYPTPDGTGMRDYIHVVDLAKGHVAALDYCSGHTGVEVFNLGTGQGVSVLDIIRAFEKASGVTIPYTIAPRREGDIAACYADASKAERLMGWKASRTIDDMCRDAWNWQKNNPNGYDD, encoded by the coding sequence TTGAAAATTCTTTTAACGGGCGGAACCGGTTATATCGGCTCGCATACGGCCGTCGAGCTCTTAAAGGCCGGGCACGACGTCGTCATCGCTGATAATTTTTCAAACAGCGCACCGGCCGCAGTGGGCAGAATCGAGCGTCTCGGCGGCAAAAGAATATCCGTTTATGGCATTGATGTCGCTGATAAGGCAGCGCTTAAAACGATTTTTCAAAACCACCGATTTGACGGCGTGATTCACTTTGCGGGCCTCAAGGCCGTCGGCGAATCGGTCAAAGTGCCGCTTCTTTATTACCGGAATAATATCGATTGCACCCTGTCGCTCCTTGAGACGATGGCAGACTTTGGTGTCGAGCACATCATCTTCAGCTCGTCGGCAACAGTCTACGGCACGCCCCAAAGCCTGCCCCTCGTGGAGGACATGCCCACCGGCTCCTGCTCAAACCCCTATGGCTGGACGAAGCTCTTCATCGAGCAGATTATCAAAGACGCCGCTGCGGCGCGGCCATCCTTGTCGGCTGTCCTGCTGCGGTACTTTAACCCCGTCGGCGCGCACGAAAGCGGCCTCATCGGCGAAATGCCGAATGGGATACCAAATAATCTGATGCCGTACATATCGCAGGTCGCCGTCAGGAAGCTTGAGCGCCTTTCGGTATACGGCGATGATTATCCGACGCCGGACGGCACCGGCATGCGCGATTATATTCACGTCGTCGACCTTGCCAAGGGCCATGTCGCCGCGCTCGATTATTGCAGCGGCCACACGGGCGTTGAGGTCTTCAACCTTGGAACAGGGCAGGGCGTCTCGGTGCTTGACATCATCAGGGCGTTTGAAAAAGCGAGCGGTGTTACCATTCCGTATACCATCGCCCCCCGGCGCGAAGGGGACATAGCCGCCTGCTACGCCGACGCTTCAAAGGCCGAGCGACTCATGGGCTGGAAGGCATCACGCACGATTGATGACATGTGCCGTGACGCATGGAACTGGCAGAAGAATAACCCCAACGGGTATGATGATTAA
- the spoVAD gene encoding stage V sporulation protein AD — translation MSQKHVGGQSVSFPNPPSIIASASVVGKKEGEGPLKDSFDVVSDDTTFGEETWEKSESAMQKKALETALSKAGLTPADIQYIFAGDLLNQCIGSVFSLRDMNIPFFGLYGACSTMAESLALAAMTIDGGFADKTAAVTSSHFCSAERQFRFPLEYGGQRTPTAQWTVTGAGAVILAESGPGPYVKHVTCGKIVDKGIKDANNMGAAMAPAAYDTLTAHFKDLALEPSYYDMIVTGDLGLVGADILTDLLKKDGLDIMPNYNDCGLMIYARDAQDVHAGGSGCGCSASVLSGHLLDGMRAGRWKNILFAATGALLSPTSTMQGESIPCICCAVSISTAK, via the coding sequence TTGAGTCAAAAGCATGTAGGCGGGCAGAGCGTCAGCTTCCCGAACCCGCCATCCATCATTGCCAGCGCCAGCGTCGTCGGCAAGAAAGAGGGCGAAGGGCCACTTAAAGACAGTTTTGACGTTGTCAGCGACGACACGACATTCGGCGAAGAGACATGGGAAAAATCCGAGAGCGCCATGCAGAAAAAAGCGCTGGAAACGGCGCTTTCCAAAGCAGGTCTCACGCCCGCTGACATTCAGTACATTTTTGCCGGGGACCTTTTAAATCAGTGCATCGGCTCGGTGTTTTCCCTGCGCGATATGAACATCCCGTTTTTCGGGCTGTACGGCGCGTGCTCGACAATGGCCGAGAGCCTTGCTCTGGCGGCGATGACCATCGACGGCGGCTTTGCCGACAAGACGGCAGCCGTCACATCGTCGCACTTCTGCAGCGCCGAGCGGCAGTTCCGCTTCCCGCTGGAATATGGCGGGCAGCGCACACCGACGGCACAGTGGACCGTCACAGGGGCCGGGGCCGTGATCCTTGCAGAGAGCGGGCCGGGCCCATATGTCAAGCATGTGACGTGCGGCAAAATCGTTGATAAGGGCATTAAGGATGCCAACAATATGGGCGCCGCGATGGCCCCGGCTGCCTATGATACGCTGACCGCCCATTTTAAGGACTTGGCGCTTGAGCCTTCTTATTACGATATGATCGTCACGGGCGACCTCGGCCTTGTCGGCGCCGATATTCTGACAGACCTTCTCAAAAAGGACGGCCTCGACATCATGCCTAACTATAACGACTGCGGCCTGATGATTTATGCACGTGACGCGCAGGACGTGCACGCTGGCGGCTCCGGCTGCGGCTGCTCGGCGTCTGTTTTGTCGGGGCATCTGCTGGACGGGATGCGCGCGGGACGCTGGAAAAACATCCTCTTTGCCGCGACTGGGGCGCTTTTATCACCGACGTCAACGATGCAGGGTGAAAGCATCCCCTGTATCTGCTGCGCCGTGTCGATTTCAACGGCGAAATAG
- the spoVAE gene encoding stage V sporulation protein AE yields the protein MQIFWEYLRAFLVGGALCLIGQILIDKTKLTPARILTSYVVAGVLLGAVGLYRPLVDWAGAGATVPLTGFGNILAQGVKKAVDEKGFLGIFTGGLTAAAAGIAAAIFFGYLFGLIFKPGDKS from the coding sequence ATGCAGATTTTTTGGGAATATTTAAGGGCTTTTCTAGTCGGCGGCGCTTTGTGCCTCATCGGTCAAATTCTCATTGATAAAACAAAGCTGACGCCCGCCCGAATTTTAACGTCCTACGTCGTCGCCGGTGTCTTACTGGGGGCTGTTGGCCTATACAGGCCGCTCGTCGACTGGGCCGGTGCGGGTGCGACGGTGCCACTGACCGGCTTCGGCAACATTCTAGCACAAGGCGTTAAAAAGGCCGTCGACGAGAAGGGCTTTCTCGGCATTTTTACCGGCGGCCTGACGGCGGCGGCCGCCGGAATTGCCGCCGCCATCTTCTTTGGATATCTGTTCGGCCTGATTTTCAAGCCCGGCGACAAAAGCTAG
- a CDS encoding ATP-dependent Clp protease ATP-binding subunit: MRYEERFTERAKSVLELAQAAAAELGHGYVGSEHVLLGLAREGGGVAAKVLRESGLESRLILDLIEKNIGRGGQGDMPPQGLTPRAKRVIELAVTEANRLGHNYIGTEHLLLGILREYDSVAARLILSTGVDLNKMYTEIINIFGSTEYKPRQTAPVGKTKKTETKTLDQFSRDLTEMARSGALDPVIGRDNEIQRVIQILSRRTKNNPVLIGEPGVGKTAIAEGLAQRVIAGDVPEMLQDKRVVSLDLTGMVAGTKYRGDFEERIKAAIDEVIKAGDVILFVDELHTIIGAGAAEGAIDAANIIKPALGRGEIQVIGATTLNEYRKHVEKDAALERRFQPVTVNEPTQEESIQILTGLRDKYEAHHKLKITDEAIEAAVKMSSRYINDRYLPDKAIDLIDEASSRVRMQNLKLPPDIKELEIKREALGAEKEAAVKSQDFERAAALRDREHQLDTELEQVRKNWESLRSGDRKSVGPEDIAAVVSGWTGIPVMSITQDESERLLKMEAVLHKRVVGQEEAVTAVAKALRRGRVGLKDPKRPIGSFLFLGPTGVGKTELSKALAEAMFGDENAMMRVDMSEFMEKHTVSKLIGSPPGYVGYDEGGQLTEKVRRRPYAVILFDEIEKAHEDVFNILLQIMEDGILTDAQGRRVDFKNTIIVMTSNVGARNITDKQKKLGFAPAGGDSELTKFENIKSAVMEELRRTFKPEFLNRIDETIVFHQLSRENIKEISAKMLATVVSRIKAMGIVMTVDESALDLLAERGFDPVYGARPLRRAIQSAVEDAAAEKILDGSIKEGDTVTVTALDGKIELVRQEEKSAETSNV, translated from the coding sequence ATGAGATATGAAGAGAGATTTACCGAGCGGGCCAAAAGCGTTTTGGAATTGGCGCAGGCTGCAGCCGCAGAGCTTGGGCATGGATATGTCGGCAGCGAGCACGTCCTTTTAGGCCTCGCGCGCGAGGGCGGCGGCGTTGCCGCCAAGGTACTGCGGGAGTCTGGGCTTGAAAGCCGTCTCATTTTAGACCTCATTGAGAAGAATATCGGTCGAGGCGGGCAGGGGGACATGCCCCCCCAAGGCCTCACGCCGCGTGCTAAGCGCGTCATCGAACTGGCCGTTACAGAGGCCAACAGGCTCGGGCACAACTATATCGGGACGGAGCATTTGCTGCTTGGTATTCTGCGCGAATATGACAGTGTTGCGGCGCGGCTGATTCTCTCAACAGGCGTTGACCTCAACAAGATGTATACGGAAATTATCAATATTTTCGGCAGCACCGAATATAAGCCGCGGCAGACGGCCCCTGTTGGCAAGACGAAGAAGACCGAGACGAAAACACTGGATCAGTTTTCACGCGATTTGACAGAGATGGCGCGCAGCGGCGCACTAGACCCCGTCATCGGGCGCGACAATGAAATCCAGCGCGTCATTCAGATACTCTCCCGGCGCACGAAAAACAACCCTGTTTTAATCGGCGAGCCGGGCGTCGGCAAGACGGCCATCGCCGAAGGTCTCGCGCAGCGCGTTATCGCCGGGGACGTGCCGGAAATGCTGCAGGACAAGCGCGTCGTGTCCCTAGACCTCACCGGCATGGTTGCTGGAACAAAGTACAGAGGCGATTTTGAAGAGCGCATCAAGGCTGCCATTGACGAGGTGATCAAAGCGGGAGACGTCATCTTGTTTGTCGATGAACTGCACACAATCATCGGCGCAGGCGCCGCCGAGGGCGCAATTGACGCCGCCAATATCATCAAACCGGCGCTCGGCCGCGGCGAGATTCAGGTTATCGGTGCGACGACGCTCAATGAATACAGAAAACATGTGGAGAAGGACGCAGCGCTTGAAAGACGCTTCCAGCCCGTAACGGTTAATGAGCCGACGCAGGAGGAGTCGATTCAGATCCTCACCGGCCTGCGTGATAAGTATGAAGCCCATCATAAGCTGAAGATCACCGACGAGGCTATCGAAGCCGCCGTCAAGATGTCCAGCCGGTATATTAACGATCGTTATCTCCCCGATAAGGCCATTGACCTCATTGATGAGGCCTCCTCGCGCGTGCGGATGCAGAACCTCAAGCTCCCGCCGGATATCAAGGAGCTGGAAATCAAACGCGAAGCGCTTGGGGCGGAAAAGGAAGCCGCCGTCAAAAGTCAGGACTTTGAGCGTGCCGCCGCCCTGCGCGACAGGGAACACCAGCTCGACACGGAACTGGAGCAAGTCCGCAAGAATTGGGAGAGCCTGCGCAGCGGCGATCGCAAAAGCGTCGGCCCGGAGGATATCGCCGCCGTTGTCTCCGGCTGGACGGGCATTCCCGTGATGAGCATCACGCAGGACGAGAGCGAGCGGCTTTTGAAGATGGAAGCGGTGCTCCACAAGCGCGTTGTGGGGCAGGAGGAGGCCGTTACGGCCGTTGCCAAGGCGCTGCGGCGCGGCAGGGTCGGGTTAAAAGACCCGAAGCGCCCGATCGGCTCTTTCCTGTTCCTTGGCCCGACGGGCGTCGGCAAGACGGAGCTTTCCAAGGCACTTGCCGAGGCGATGTTCGGTGATGAAAACGCCATGATGCGCGTTGATATGTCGGAATTCATGGAAAAGCATACAGTTTCCAAGCTCATCGGCTCGCCGCCGGGCTATGTCGGCTACGACGAGGGCGGCCAGCTGACGGAAAAGGTTCGGCGTCGTCCTTACGCCGTCATCCTCTTCGATGAGATCGAAAAAGCGCATGAGGATGTGTTTAATATCCTTCTCCAAATTATGGAGGACGGGATCCTGACCGACGCGCAGGGCCGCCGCGTGGACTTTAAAAACACCATCATCGTCATGACGTCAAACGTCGGCGCGCGCAACATCACCGATAAGCAGAAAAAGCTCGGCTTCGCCCCGGCTGGCGGCGACAGTGAGCTGACGAAATTTGAAAACATCAAAAGTGCCGTGATGGAGGAACTGCGGCGGACCTTCAAGCCGGAGTTCTTAAACCGCATTGACGAGACAATTGTTTTCCATCAGCTCTCTCGCGAGAACATCAAGGAGATCAGCGCCAAAATGCTCGCGACGGTTGTCAGCCGCATCAAGGCAATGGGCATTGTCATGACGGTGGACGAGTCGGCGCTTGACCTGCTCGCCGAACGCGGCTTTGACCCCGTCTACGGTGCGCGCCCGCTCCGCCGCGCGATTCAAAGCGCCGTGGAGGACGCCGCCGCCGAGAAAATCTTGGACGGCAGCATCAAGGAGGGCGACACGGTCACCGTGACGGCGCTCGACGGAAAAATTGAGCTCGTCCGGCAGGAAGAAAAATCGGCTGAAACCAGTAATGTCTAA
- a CDS encoding UvrB/UvrC motif-containing protein: protein MKCQNCGNEEVNFHYTSNINGNITEKHLCADCAEKLGLTQTSDIKPKGSLAELFTGVFGGLPDEAPVRYNVFFPTFVIPAMGLLLRPKTETAVPGVADEPAAENAPEIDEEMKKRRELNILREQLHNAVEAEDFEKAAALRDTIKQLENSENGQGG, encoded by the coding sequence ATGAAGTGCCAAAACTGCGGCAATGAGGAAGTCAACTTCCATTATACATCAAATATCAACGGAAATATCACCGAAAAGCACCTGTGTGCCGACTGCGCCGAGAAGCTCGGCCTGACGCAGACGTCCGACATAAAGCCAAAAGGTTCTCTGGCCGAGCTCTTTACCGGTGTTTTCGGCGGGTTGCCGGATGAGGCGCCCGTTCGTTATAACGTCTTTTTCCCGACGTTCGTCATTCCGGCGATGGGCCTCTTGCTCCGCCCGAAGACAGAAACGGCGGTGCCGGGCGTGGCGGATGAGCCTGCCGCTGAAAATGCGCCTGAAATCGACGAGGAAATGAAAAAGCGCCGTGAGCTCAACATCCTGCGCGAGCAGCTGCACAATGCGGTTGAGGCCGAAGACTTTGAGAAGGCAGCCGCGCTGCGTGATACAATTAAACAGCTTGAAAATAGTGAAAACGGACAGGGGGGTTAG
- a CDS encoding CtsR family transcriptional regulator — MGMSDVIAGFIVNALNDADGCAELQRAELANRFKCVPSQINYVISTRFSPEHGYIVESRRGGGGFIRITRVEMEPERLIMHTVNAIGEAVSHSSAEALTKNLLNSGAIDHKQARMILAAVGCCALRPIPAPLRDIVRASIFKQMLINVI, encoded by the coding sequence ATGGGCATGAGTGATGTGATTGCCGGTTTTATTGTCAACGCGCTCAACGATGCCGACGGCTGCGCCGAGTTGCAGCGCGCCGAGCTGGCAAACCGTTTCAAATGCGTTCCCAGTCAGATTAACTATGTGATTTCGACACGGTTTTCACCCGAGCACGGGTATATTGTGGAGAGCAGGCGGGGCGGCGGCGGGTTCATCCGAATCACGCGCGTCGAGATGGAGCCGGAGCGGCTCATCATGCACACGGTTAACGCCATTGGTGAAGCCGTCAGCCATAGTTCCGCCGAGGCATTAACGAAAAATCTATTAAACAGCGGTGCCATTGATCACAAGCAGGCGCGCATGATTCTCGCGGCCGTCGGCTGCTGTGCGCTGCGCCCCATACCGGCCCCGCTTCGGGATATCGTCAGGGCGAGTATCTTTAAACAAATGCTGATTAATGTCATATAG
- a CDS encoding 4Fe-4S binding protein encodes MAYKISDACVSCGACAPNCPVEAISEGADRYVIDPAKCTDCGTCAEACPMEAISQ; translated from the coding sequence ATGGCATACAAAATTAGTGACGCTTGCGTTTCATGCGGAGCCTGCGCTCCGAACTGCCCTGTCGAGGCAATTTCCGAAGGTGCCGATCGCTATGTGATCGACCCCGCCAAGTGCACCGACTGCGGTACTTGCGCAGAAGCCTGCCCCATGGAAGCTATTTCCCAGTAA
- a CDS encoding methyltransferase, producing the protein MTDAMWPGGPVFKKSEDAFRIGTDAVLLAAFAGDGQARRVCDLGCGSGVLAILLAYSRDDVRVDGIELLPVSAAIARENVRLNGLGGQIDILNRDLREHRDFLTAGAYDLVVANPPYYVTGSGQSSRDAATAAARAEHACTLHDVCAAAAFLTRWGGRFALVHKPERLADVITTLRQTGFEPKRLRFVHYKAVAAPNLFLIDSRRGGKPSLVIEPPLILTDENGYDTDEIKKIYHRDARGDL; encoded by the coding sequence ATGACGGATGCAATGTGGCCCGGCGGCCCTGTTTTCAAAAAAAGTGAAGACGCCTTTCGTATCGGTACAGACGCCGTCCTTCTGGCAGCCTTTGCCGGTGATGGGCAGGCCCGGCGCGTCTGCGACCTTGGCTGCGGCAGCGGTGTCCTCGCGATTTTATTGGCATACAGCCGTGATGACGTGCGCGTTGACGGCATCGAGCTTTTGCCGGTATCGGCGGCGATAGCGCGTGAAAACGTCCGCTTAAACGGCCTGGGCGGTCAAATTGACATATTAAACCGTGATCTGCGGGAACACCGAGATTTTCTCACCGCGGGCGCGTATGACCTCGTTGTCGCCAATCCGCCGTATTATGTAACCGGCAGCGGTCAATCATCCCGCGACGCCGCGACGGCAGCGGCGCGAGCCGAGCACGCCTGCACCCTGCATGACGTGTGCGCAGCGGCGGCCTTTTTAACGCGCTGGGGTGGGCGCTTTGCCCTCGTGCACAAGCCGGAACGGCTTGCCGATGTTATCACAACACTCCGGCAGACAGGCTTTGAGCCAAAGCGTCTCCGCTTTGTCCATTATAAAGCCGTCGCGGCGCCGAACCTTTTTTTAATCGACAGCCGCCGGGGCGGCAAACCGTCGCTCGTCATTGAGCCGCCGCTTATTTTAACGGATGAAAACGGTTACGATACGGATGAAATCAAAAAGATTTATCATCGGGATGCACGAGGTGATTTATGA
- the rsmI gene encoding 16S rRNA (cytidine(1402)-2'-O)-methyltransferase, whose product MSGILYLVATPIGNLGDLTKRAADILSAVDFIAAEDTRVTLKLLNHLGLKKPTVSYYEHNRAESGERILGRLLAGETAALVTDAGMPAISDPGEDLVRLCTEAGVLVRIVPGACAAVSALALSGLPTGRFTFEGFLSTAKKSRFEHLAALKTEKRTMIFYEAPHKLRATLRDMLEAFGDRRISVSRELTKLHEETLSTTLSMAATHFDDVPPRGEFVLVLEGAPDTHDDTGMTLETALTIVKARRDNGMTLKDAVKSCALDTGFPKNALYEAALKMPTEIN is encoded by the coding sequence ATGAGCGGAATTCTTTATCTGGTGGCAACGCCGATCGGCAATCTCGGCGACCTGACAAAGCGCGCTGCCGACATCTTGTCGGCCGTCGATTTTATCGCCGCCGAGGATACGCGCGTCACGCTGAAGCTGTTAAACCATCTCGGGCTTAAAAAACCGACCGTCAGCTATTATGAGCACAACCGCGCCGAGAGCGGCGAGCGGATTTTAGGCCGCCTTCTCGCCGGTGAGACCGCCGCCCTAGTCACCGACGCGGGCATGCCGGCTATCAGCGACCCGGGCGAAGACCTTGTGCGGCTTTGTACCGAAGCCGGTGTCCTTGTCCGCATTGTGCCCGGCGCGTGCGCGGCCGTCTCGGCCCTTGCACTGTCCGGCTTGCCAACGGGGCGCTTTACATTTGAGGGCTTTTTATCAACGGCAAAGAAAAGCCGCTTTGAGCATCTGGCCGCTTTAAAAACAGAAAAGCGCACAATGATTTTTTATGAAGCGCCGCACAAGCTGCGCGCGACGCTGCGCGATATGCTCGAAGCCTTCGGCGACCGGCGCATCTCTGTTAGCCGGGAACTGACAAAACTTCACGAGGAGACGCTGTCTACAACGCTGTCGATGGCCGCCACGCATTTTGACGATGTCCCACCACGCGGTGAATTTGTCCTCGTCCTTGAAGGCGCGCCCGACACACACGATGACACCGGCATGACGCTCGAAACGGCGCTTACCATTGTGAAGGCGCGCCGTGACAATGGCATGACGCTCAAGGATGCCGTTAAATCGTGCGCGCTTGATACGGGTTTTCCCAAGAACGCCCTGTATGAGGCGGCCCTTAAAATGCCAACGGAAATCAATTAA
- a CDS encoding AbrB/MazE/SpoVT family DNA-binding domain-containing protein produces the protein MKSTGIVRKVDELGRIVLPIELRRTLDIAEKDSLEIYVDESAIVLKKYEPACIFCSNVKGVTNYKGKNICAPCMKELKRKA, from the coding sequence ATGAAATCAACGGGGATTGTCAGGAAGGTCGATGAGCTGGGGCGAATTGTTCTCCCGATCGAGCTTCGCCGCACATTGGACATTGCCGAGAAGGACTCATTGGAAATCTACGTCGATGAGTCGGCAATCGTTCTCAAAAAGTATGAACCGGCCTGTATTTTTTGCAGCAACGTCAAGGGTGTTACCAATTACAAGGGTAAAAACATCTGCGCGCCCTGCATGAAAGAGCTCAAGAGAAAAGCATAA
- a CDS encoding spore maturation protein A, with amino-acid sequence MALAWVWTIMVVVSVIFGILTGKIDAVGTAALDGAGSAVTLAIGICGVTCLWTGVMEVMRRSGLAERLKMLLLPLLGGLFPASRRQHETMEALSANVSANLLGLGNAATPYGINAASAMAKLSKSKTATDDLCTLVVLNTASLQLIPATVAAVRAAAGAAQPFDILPAVWVSSGTSVAVGIIAVQLFKRIWRA; translated from the coding sequence ATGGCACTGGCATGGGTTTGGACAATCATGGTCGTCGTCTCCGTTATTTTTGGAATTTTAACCGGGAAAATTGATGCTGTTGGCACGGCAGCCTTAGACGGCGCTGGCTCTGCCGTGACGCTTGCGATTGGGATTTGCGGTGTCACGTGCCTTTGGACGGGCGTGATGGAAGTTATGCGCCGCAGCGGGCTTGCCGAGCGCTTAAAAATGCTTCTTTTGCCGCTTCTAGGCGGCCTGTTCCCGGCGTCACGCCGTCAGCACGAGACAATGGAAGCCCTTTCGGCGAACGTCTCCGCCAATCTTTTGGGACTTGGAAACGCCGCAACACCTTATGGCATCAACGCAGCCTCGGCAATGGCCAAATTGTCAAAATCAAAAACGGCGACAGACGATCTCTGTACGCTCGTTGTCTTGAATACCGCTTCACTTCAGCTTATTCCGGCCACCGTCGCGGCTGTCCGCGCTGCCGCCGGGGCAGCCCAGCCTTTTGATATTCTTCCGGCCGTCTGGGTTTCATCCGGCACATCCGTCGCCGTCGGGATTATAGCTGTTCAACTTTTTAAAAGAATCTGGAGGGCGTGA
- a CDS encoding spore maturation protein, whose amino-acid sequence MVAALAVPALLGFIAVYALSKKIDVFDALTDGARDGLHVMIKIFPALVALLTGVSMLRASGALEAFSALCAPLLSAVGIPPETVPLMLIRPLSGSGALAVGSELIGQYGPDSTVGRTAAVMLGSTETTFYVIAVYFGAVGIKKTRYAIPAALCADLAGFVAAALTVRLLFR is encoded by the coding sequence ATGGTTGCTGCCCTTGCCGTTCCGGCACTTCTCGGCTTCATAGCCGTTTATGCCCTTTCAAAAAAGATTGACGTTTTCGACGCTTTAACGGACGGCGCGCGCGACGGACTGCACGTCATGATCAAAATCTTTCCCGCTCTCGTCGCCCTGCTGACCGGCGTTTCGATGCTGCGCGCCTCCGGCGCGCTGGAGGCCTTCAGCGCGTTATGCGCGCCGCTTCTTTCCGCTGTCGGTATCCCGCCGGAGACGGTGCCGCTGATGCTTATCCGGCCGCTCAGCGGCAGCGGGGCACTAGCCGTCGGTTCCGAGCTGATTGGGCAATACGGTCCGGATTCAACCGTTGGGCGCACGGCGGCTGTCATGCTCGGCTCCACCGAGACGACGTTTTACGTCATAGCCGTCTATTTCGGTGCCGTCGGCATCAAAAAAACACGCTATGCGATTCCGGCCGCCTTGTGTGCCGACCTCGCCGGTTTTGTAGCGGCAGCCCTCACCGTCCGTTTGCTGTTTCGATGA
- a CDS encoding Ig-like domain-containing protein has translation MAVISDVKCTRCDRRYSGFRSRCPYCGARRNKRGKNADTDDNARAKLVIGVILLVVLLAASMVLIFSSLPDSTDNTASTPSVMPSFNSNEDVTSITPSPSDSASPDTSATPDSSTSPGVSPSTSPSGSTSPSSGSNVAISKVEITWLGNVRTDVTMEKVGDTLLFGFKTTPVTTGKTATWESSDDDVIMVQPNGRVTATGKGSATLKVTVDGKTATCVIHVRAAA, from the coding sequence ATGGCTGTTATTTCCGATGTTAAATGCACACGATGCGACCGGCGCTATTCCGGTTTCCGCAGCCGCTGCCCGTATTGCGGTGCGCGGCGTAATAAACGCGGAAAAAATGCCGATACGGACGATAACGCCAGGGCAAAACTCGTCATCGGCGTTATTCTGCTTGTGGTTTTGCTTGCCGCGTCTATGGTTTTGATTTTTTCAAGCCTGCCGGACAGCACAGATAACACCGCGTCAACGCCGTCTGTTATGCCGTCTTTTAATAGCAATGAGGATGTCACGTCAATCACACCGTCGCCTTCCGATTCGGCTTCGCCGGATACATCGGCAACACCCGACAGCTCCACATCGCCCGGCGTTTCACCCTCCACCTCGCCATCCGGCTCAACGTCGCCGTCTTCCGGCTCCAACGTGGCGATTTCGAAGGTTGAAATCACGTGGCTTGGCAATGTCAGAACGGATGTGACGATGGAAAAAGTCGGCGACACGCTCCTGTTCGGATTCAAAACAACGCCGGTAACAACTGGGAAAACAGCCACTTGGGAGAGTAGCGACGACGACGTTATTATGGTTCAGCCCAACGGCCGCGTGACGGCGACCGGCAAAGGCTCGGCCACGCTGAAGGTCACGGTGGATGGTAAGACGGCGACATGCGTTATTCACGTCAGGGCAGCAGCATAA
- a CDS encoding DNA-3-methyladenine glycosylase produces MIIPRDFYEQDTLTVAQSLLGQLLVRHTPAGTVTGIIVETEAYLGEKDDAAHSYKGKTARTAVQYGEKGHAYIYMIYGIHFCLNLTAGPPSLPEVVLIRAVEPVSGLELMAERRASKNRLALCSGPGKLCRAFDIGKGQYGADVCRSGTLYLEYGRKAVPVTASSRIGIDYAVSSREMPWRFTISDNPYISKPSVEKKQKL; encoded by the coding sequence ATGATTATTCCGAGGGATTTTTACGAGCAGGATACGCTGACGGTCGCTCAATCGCTCCTCGGCCAATTGCTCGTCCGGCACACGCCTGCGGGGACGGTTACCGGCATCATTGTGGAGACAGAAGCGTATCTCGGGGAAAAGGATGACGCCGCGCACAGCTACAAGGGCAAAACGGCGCGGACGGCCGTCCAGTATGGCGAAAAGGGCCATGCCTATATTTACATGATCTATGGCATTCATTTCTGCCTGAATCTCACAGCCGGGCCGCCCAGTCTGCCGGAGGTCGTTCTCATCCGGGCCGTTGAGCCGGTCTCCGGTTTAGAACTCATGGCGGAAAGGCGCGCGTCAAAGAACCGTTTGGCGCTCTGTAGCGGGCCCGGCAAGCTCTGCCGGGCGTTTGATATCGGCAAAGGGCAGTACGGCGCTGATGTCTGCCGAAGCGGTACGCTCTATCTCGAATACGGCAGAAAAGCGGTACCGGTGACAGCATCAAGCCGCATTGGTATTGATTATGCGGTGTCCTCGCGCGAAATGCCCTGGCGTTTTACAATATCCGACAATCCATATATATCAAAGCCATCCGTCGAAAAAAAGCAAAAGTTGTAA